Proteins encoded together in one Coffea arabica cultivar ET-39 chromosome 2c, Coffea Arabica ET-39 HiFi, whole genome shotgun sequence window:
- the LOC113724898 gene encoding glutamate synthase 1 [NADH], chloroplastic isoform X1, translating into MSVASGTVIPSKSGRGAVGLPSVTKPFANNQLNVVPLSRVVGIRSAAGRRSGCGLERSSKLFGARLPRALGSERSHLWQTDGPGRPPKLRVFQLRSALSQIPEKPLGLYDPSFDKDSCGVGFVAELSGESSRKTVTDAIEMLVRMSHRGACGCETNTGDGAGILVALPHDFYKEVAKEMGFELPPPREYAVGMLFLPTSESRREQSKIVFTKVAESLGHTVLGWRTVPTDNSGLGKSALQTEPVVEQVFLTPTPRSKADFEQQMYILRRVSMVAIRAALNLQHGGVRDFYICSLSSRTVVYKGQLKPAQLKEYYYADLGNERFTSYMALIHSRFSTNTFPSWDRAQPMRVLGHNGEINTLRGNVNWMKAREGLLKCKELGLSKTEMKKLLPIVDASSSDSGAFDGVLELLVRAGRSLPEAIMMMIPEAWQNDKNMDPQRKALYEYFSALMEPWDGPALISFTDGRYLGATLDRNGLRPGRFYITHSGRVIMASEVGVVDIPPEDVSRKGRLNPGMMLLVDFEKHVVVDDEALKQQYSLARPYGEWLKRQKIELKDIVKSVHESQRVSPAIAGVVPASKDDDSMENMGIHGLLAPLKAFGYTVEALEMLLLPMAKDGIEALGSMGNDAPLAVMSNREKLTFEYFKQMFAQVTNPPIDPIREKIVTSMECMIGPEGDLTETTEEQCHRLSLKGPLLSIEEMEAIKKMDYRGWRSKVIDITYSVGHGRKGLEETLDRICSEAHDAIKEGYTALVLSDRAFSPKRVAVSSLLAVGAVHHHLVKRLERTRVALIVESAEPREVHHFCTLVGFGADAICPYLAIEAILRLQVDGKIPPKPTGQFHSKDELVKKYFNASNYGMMKVLAKMGISTLASYKGAQIFEAVGLSSEVMERCFTGTPSRVEGATFDALANDALELHELAFPSRVLPAGSAEAVALPNPGDYHWRKGGEIHLNDPLAIAKLQEAARSNSVAAYKEYSRRIQELNKSCNLRGLLKFKDEVMGVPLEEVEPASEIVKRFCTGAMSYGSISLEAHSTLAIAMNKIGGKSNTGEGGEQPSRMDPLPDGSMNPKRSAIKQVASGRFGVSSYYLTNADELQIKMAQGAKPGEGGELPGHKVIGDIAVTRNSTAGVGLISPPPHHDIYSIEDLAQLIHDLKNANPGARISVKLVSEAGVGVIASGVVKGHADHVLISGHDGGTGASRWTGIKSAGLPWELGLAETHQTLVANDLRGRTVLQTDGQLKTGRDVAIAALLGAEEFGFSTAPLITLGCIMMRKCHKNTCPVGIATQDPVLREKFAGEPEHVINFFFMLAEEVREIMSQLGFRTLIEMVGRSDMLELNEDLVKNNEKLKNIDLSLLLRPAADIRPDAAQYCIQKQDHSLDMAMDNKLIDLSKVGIEKCVPVYVETGICNTNRAVGTMLSHEVTKRHSMVGLPADTIHIKFNGSAGQSFGAFVCPGITLELEGDSNDYVGKGLSGGKIIVYPPRESRFDAKENIVIGNVALYGATGGEAYFNGMAAERFCVRNSGAKAVVEGVGDHGCEYMTGGTVVVLGKTGRNFAAGMSGGIAFVLDMDSKFQSHCNSELVDLDKVENEDDILTLKMMIQQHQRHTNSKLAKEVLSNFDDLLPKFIKVFPRDYKRVLASMKEKETANIAAERTAREIEEQEEAELMGKDAFEELKKFSAGSLNKKANQVERVISVKRPTCVADAEKNGGFVRYEREGISYRDPNKRIYDWKEVMEELKPGPLLTTQSARCMDCGTPFCHQENSGCPLGNKIPEFNELVYQNRWREALDRLLETNNFPEFTGRVCPAPCEGSCVLGIIENPVSIKSIECTIIDKAFEEGWMVPRPPQMRTGKRVAVVGSGPAGLAAADQLNRMGHAVTVFERADRIGGLMMYGVPNMKADKVDVVQRRVDLMEKEGINFVVNANVGKDPSFSLDRLREEHDAIVLAVGATKSRDLPVPGRELSGVHFAMEFLHANTKSLLDSNLEDGNFISAKGKKVVVIGGGDTGTDCIGTSIRHGCSGLINLELLPQPPQSRAPNNPWPQWPRVFRIDYGHQEAAAKFGKDPRSYEVLTKRFVGDENGVVKGLEIVRVQWEKDPSGKFQFKEVEGSEEMIEADLVLLAMGFLGPESTIADKLGLEKDNRSNFKADYGRFSTSVEGVFAAGDCRRGQSLVVWAISEGRQAAAQVDKYLMEDTTGLPIDGRRQEDIVKREQDSNRQTVRT; encoded by the exons ATGTCGGTGGCCTCGGGAACTGTAATTCCGTCGAAAAGTGGCCGCGGGGCCGTCGGATTGCCGTCGGTGACGAAGCCCTTTGCGAACAATCAATTGAATGTAGTACCTCTAAGTCGAGTGGTTGGCATTAGGTCGGCGGCTGGGAGGAGGAGTGGATGTGGTTTGGAAAGAAGTAGTAAACTTTTTGGAGCTAGGTTACCGCGAGCCCTAGGATCGGAAAGGTCGCATCTCTGGCAAACCGATGGGCCGGGTCGACCCCCGAAGCTTAGGGTGTTCCAGCTACGATCCGCATTGTCTCAGATCCCAGAGAAGCCGCTCGGTCTTTATGATCCTTCTTTTGATAAGGATTCCTGTGGAGTCGGCTTTGTTGCTGAACTTTCCGGCGAAAGCAGCCGTAAAACG GTGACTGATGCGATAGAGATGTTGGTTCGGATGAGCCACAGAGGTGCATGTGGTTGTGAGACTAATACTGGTGATGGTGCTGGCATTCTTGTGGCTCTTCCTCATGATTTTTACAAGGAG GTCGCAAAAGAAATGGGCTTTGAACTACCGCCACCTAGGGAATATGCGGTGGGCATGTTGTTCTTGCCTACATCTGAAAGCCGTAGGGAGCAGAGCAAAATTGTATTTACCAAG GTAGCTGAATCACTCGGGCATACTGTTCTTGGATGGAGGACTGTTCCAACAGATAACTCCGGATTGGGCAAGTCTGCTTTGCAGACCGAGCCTGTAGTTGAGCAAGTATTTCTTACACCCACGCCAAGGTCAAAAGCTGATTTTGAACAACAG ATGTATATTTTAAGGAGGGTTTCAATGGTAGCTATCCGAGCTGCTTTAAACCTCCAACACGGTGGTGTGAGGGACTTCTACATATGTTCTCTTTCCTCCAG GACGGTTGTCTACAAAGGTCAGTTGAAGCCTGCTCAGTTGAAAGAATACTACTATGCAGATCTTGGCAATGAAAGGTTTACGAGCTACATGGCCCTG ATACACTCCAGGTTCTCAACAAATACATTTCCCAGTTGGGACCGTGCTCAGCCTATGCGTGTTTTAGGTCACAATGGGGAGATTAATACACTTCGAGGCAATGTGAACTG GATGAAAGCTCGTGAAGGTCTGCTAAAATGCAAGGAGCTGGGTCTTTCCAAGACTGAGATGAAGAAGCTCTTGCCTATAGTAGATGCTAGTTCATCTGATTCAG GAGCTTTTGATGGTGTACTTGAGCTTTTAGTTCGAGCCGGTAGAAGTCTTCCTGAGGCTATAATGATGATGATTCCTGAGGCCTGGCAGAATGACAAGAATATGGATCCTCAGCGAAAGGCCTTGTATGAGTATTTCTCAGCCCTTATGGAACCATGGGATGGGCCTGCACTCATATCGT TTACTGATGGTCGCTACCTTGGAGCAACACTGGATCGGAATGGGTTGCGTCCTGGCCGCTTTTATATCACTCACAGTGGCCGGGTGATTATGGCTAGTGAAGTTGGAGTGGTAGATATCCCACCTGAAGATGTATCTAGGAAAGGAAGACTTAATCCAGGCATGATGCTTCTGGTAGATTTTGAGAAGCATGTTGTTGTAGATGATGAGGCATTGAAGCAGCAGTATTCGCTTGCAAGGCCTTATGGGGAGTGGCTGAAGAGGCAAAAGATAGAACTAAAAGACATAGTAAAATCTGTTCATGAATCTCAAAGGGTCTCTCCAGCTATAGCAGGAGTTGTGCCT GCATCAAAAGATGATGATAGCATGGAAAACATGGGCATTCATGGGTTGTTGGCGCCTTTGAAGGCTTTTGG TTATACCGTTGAAGCTCTGGAGATGCTACTACTTCCAATGGCAAAAGATGGTATTGAGGCGCTTGGTTCAATGGGAAATGATGCTCCCTTGGCGGTGATGTCTAATCGAGAGAAACTCACCTTTGAATACTTCAAGCAGATGTTTGCTCAAGTTACAAACCCGCCTATTGATCCCATCAGGGAGAAGATTGTTACTTCCATGGAATGCATGATAGGTCCAGAAGGTGATCTGACAGAAACCACAGAAGAACAATGTCACCGCCTCTCGCTGAAAGGGCCTTTATTGTCCATTGAAGAAATGGAAGCAATCAAGAAGATGGACTACAGAGGCTGGCGCAGCAAGGTCATAGATATCACCTATTCTGTTGGCCATGGTAGGAAGGGCTTGGAGGAGACCCTAGACCGGATATGCTCAGAAGCACATGATGCAATTAAAGAGGGTTATACAGCACTTGTACTTTCCGACAGAG CCTTCTCACCAAAGCGTGTTGCTGTAAGCTCTTTATTGGCTGTCGGAGCTGTTCATCATCATCTGGTGAAAAGGCTTGAGAGAACACGAGTTGCACTGATTGTTGAATCTGCTGAGCCTCGTGAAGTGCATCACTTCTGTACTCTGGTGGGATTTGGTGCAGATGCAATCTGCCCTTATTTAGCTATAGAAGCAATTTTGAGACTACAGGTAGATGGGAAGATTCCACCCAAGCCAACTGGTCAGTTCCATTCCAAGGATGAGCTCGTTAAAAAATACTTCAATGCAAGTAACTATGGCATGATGAAGGTTCTTGCTAAAATGGGAATATCAACTTTGGCATCTTACAAGGGTGCCCAAATATTTGAGGCAGTTGGCCTTTCATCTGAAGTCATGGAGAGGTGCTTTACTGGGACTCCAAGCAGGGTTGAAGGTGCAACTTTTGATGCACTTGCAAATGATGCTCTTGAGTTGCATGAGCTGGCATTTCCATCAAGGGTCTTACCTGCTGGCAGCGCTGAGGCTGTAGCCCTCCCTAATCCTGGTGATTATCACTGGAGGAAAGGTGGTGAAATTCACCTGAATGATCCTCTTGCTATAGCAAAGCTTCAGGAAGCTGCCAGATCTAATAGTGTGGCTGCTTACAAGGAATATTCGAGACGGATACAAGAATTGAACAAGAGCTGCAATTTGAGGGGACTTTTGAAATTTAAAGACGAAGTGATGGGGGTTCCTTTGGAAGAAGTTGAACCAGCCAGTGAGATTGTAAAACGATTTTGTACCGGAGCAATGAGTTATGGATCAATATCACTGGAAGCACACTCAACCCTTGCTATTGCTATGAACAAAATTGGGGGAAAGTCAAACACAG GTGAGGGGGGTGAGCAACCATCTCGCATGGATCCTCTGCCAGATGGTTCAATGAATCCAAAGAGGAGTGCAATTAAGCAGGTTGCAAGTGGAAGATTTGGTGTTTCAAGTTATTACCTCACAAATGCTGATGAGTTGCAAATAAAAATGGCTCAG GGAGCAAAGCCGGGAGAAGGTGGCGAACTTCCTGGTCACAAGGTTATTGGTGACATTGCCGTGACTAGAAACTCTACTGCTGGAGTGGGGCTGATAAGCCCTCCACCCCATCATGACATATATTCAATTGAAGATCTTGCTCAACTAATTCATGACTTGAAG AATGCAAATCCTGGTGCACGTATAAGTGTGAAGTTAGTTTCTGAAGCTGGTGTTGGGGTAATTGCTAGTGGTGTCGTAAAGGGTCACGCTGATCATGTCTTGATCTCGGGTCATGATGGAGGTACTGGGGCCTCAAGGTGGACTGGCATCAAGAGTGCAGGGCTCCCATGGGAACTTGGTCTGGCTGAGACCCACCAAACCTTAGTTGCGAATGACCTTCGTGGCCGAACTGTTCTTCAGACTGATGGCCAGCTGAAAACTGGAAGAGATGTTGCAATTGCTGCACTTCTTGGTGCCGAGGAGTTTGGTTTTAGCACTGCTCCCCTCATCACTCTTGGCTGCATTATGATGCGGAAGTGCCACAAAAACACTTGTCCAGTGGGGATCGCCACCCAAGATCCAGTTCTTCGAGAAAAGTTTGCTGGGGAACCAGAACATGTCATAAACTTTTTCTTTATGCTAGCAGAGGAAGTCAGGGAAATCATGTCTCAGCTCGGATTTCGAACGCTTATTGAAATGGTTGGTCGCTCAGATATGCTTGAACTCAATGAAGACTTGGTCAAGAACAATGAAAAGCTCAAGAACATTGATCTCTCTTTATTGCTTAGACCTGCTGCTGACATCCGGCCAGATGCTGCACAGTACTGCATACAGAAACAGGATCATAGTTTGGACATGGCTATGGATAACAAATTAATAGATCTGTCCAAAGTGggaattgaaaaatgtgttccgGTATATGTCGAAACTGGAATTTGCAATACAAATCGGGCTGTTGGAACCATGCTTAGCCATGAAGTAACAAAGCGCCACAGCATGGTGGGACTTCCAGCAGATACAATTCACATCAAATTCAATGGTAGTGCTGGCCAGAGTTTTGGTGCTTTTGTTTGCCCTGGCATCACATTGGAGCTGGAAGGTGACAGCAATGATTATGTGGGTAAGGGACTATCTGGTGGCAAGATCATTGTGTATCCTCCCAGAGAAAGCAGGTTTGATGCAAAGGAAAATATTGTTATTGGAAATGTGGCTTTATACGGGGCTACTGGTGGTGAAGCTTACTTTAATGGGATGGCTGCGGAAAGGTTTTGTGTGCGAAACTCAGGTGCCAAAGCAGTTGTGGAAGGTGTTGGTGATCATGGATGTGAATACATGACTGGTGGAACTGTTGTTGTGCTGGGGAAAACTGGAAGAAACTTTGCTGCTGGCATGAGTGGAGGAATTGCTTTTGTGCTTGATATGGATTCTAAGTTCCAATCTCATTGCAACTCTGAGTTGGTGGATCTTGATAAAGTAGAAAACGAAGATGATATTCTGACTCTGAAAATGATGATACAACAACATCAGCGCCACACCAACAGCAAGCTAGCGAAGGAGGTTCTTTCAAATTTCGATGATCTTTTGCCTAAATTTATCAAGGTCTTCCCTAGAGACTATAAACGGGTTCTTGCAAGCATGAAAGAAAAGGAGACTGCCAACATTGCTGCTGAACGAACTGCAAGAGAAATTGAGGAGCAAGAAGAGGCAGAGTTGATGGGGAAAGATGCTTTTGAAGAGCTTAAAAAGTTTTCAGCTGGATCCTTGAACAAAAAAGCCAATCAG GTAGAAAGGGTCATTTCAGTTAAGAGGCCTACATGTGTGGCTGATGCTGAGAAGAATGGAGGTTTTGTTCGATATGAGAGAGAGGGTATTTCATATAGGGATCCCAACAAGCGGATCTATGATTGGAAAGAAGTTATGGAAGAACTGAAACCTGGTCCACTTCTTACAACACAGTCTGCTCGCTGTATGGACTGTGGCACTCCTTTTTGTCATCAG GAGAACTCTGGATGTCCCCTTGGGAATAAGATACCTGAATTCAATGAGTTAGTATACCAGAATAGATGGCGGGAAGCATTAGATAGGCTTCTTGAGACCAACAATTTTCCGGAGTTTACTGGCCGAGTCTGCCCTGCGCCTTGTGAAGGGTCTTGTGTGCTTGGTATTATCGAGAATCCAGTCTCCATCAAAAGCATTGAGTGCACTATCATTGACAAAGCCTTTGAGGAGGGATGGATGGTACCAAGGCCTCCACAAATGAGAACTGG GAAGAGAGTTGCTGTTGTTGGAAGTGGACCTGCTGGCTTAGCTGCTGCTGATCAGTTAAATAGGATGGGTCATGCTGTTACTGTGTTTGAGCGTGCTGATCGAATTGGTGGTCTTATGATGTATGGGGTGCCCAACATGAAGGCTGATAAAGTTGATGTTGTCCAGAGAAGGGTTGATCTTATGGAAAAGGAAGGTATCAACTTTGTGGTTAATGCCAATGTAGGCAAAGATCCCTCATTCTCCCTAGACCGACTTCGTGAGGAACATGATGCAATTGTTTTGGCTGTTGGAGCCACAAAGTCCAG GGACCTTCCTGTTCCTGGGCGTGAGCTTTCTGGAGTGCATTTTGCCATGGAATTTCTTCATGCTAAtacgaagagtttgcttgacaGCAATCTTGAGGATGGCAATTTCATTTCAGCTAAGGGCAAGAAGGTAGTGGTTATTGGTGGAGGTGATACTGGTACTGACTGCATAGGTACCTCTATTCGACATGGTTGCAGTGGTCTTATAAATCTAGAACTTCTTCCTCAGCCTCCACAATCTAGGGCCCCAAACAATCCCTGGCCACAG TGGCCTCGGGTATTTCGCATAGACTATGGACACCAGGAAGCTGCTGCCAAGTTTGGCAAAGATCCAAGGTCCTACGAGGTATTAACCAAGCGGTTTGTGGGCGATGAGAATGGAGTGGTTAAAGGACTAGAGATTGTACGAGTCCAGTGGGAGAAGGATCCTAGTGGGAAGTTCCAATTTAAGGAAGTGGAAGGCTCAGAGGAGATGATTGAGGCTGATCTAGTTTTGTTAGCAATGGGCTTCCTTGGTCCTGAATCG ACCATAGCGGACAAACTTGGATTGGAGAAAGACAATAGATCGAACTTCAAAGCAGACTATGGGCGCTTCTCAACGAGTGTGGAAGGTGTATTTGCAGCTGGGGACTGTCGGCGTGGCCAGTCTCTGGTTGTATGGGCCATCTCCGAAGGCAGGCAAGCAGCTGCACAGGTGGACAAGTATCTCATGGAAGACACAACAGGCCTTCCTATTGATGGCAGAAGGCAAGAGGATATTGTCAAGAGAGAACAAGATAGCAACAGACAGACGGTAAGGACATAG